A region of uncultured Desulfobacter sp. DNA encodes the following proteins:
- a CDS encoding FG-GAP-like repeat-containing protein produces the protein MRKFMKNIFALRAVITVWIFVAFWAVTGSGLCGETKTVAVFPFEINSPQDLGFLQNGLFSMLSSRLSDAGKVDVLDREAIDKALAGAKSSGLVKGSINENTARELGAQMGVDYILFGSLTHFGDSISLDASMVDVSGQKDTLSFFEQSNSMSDVIPLVNSFAGDINMKVFNRNIDNKMYARPQDQNPVLGGGPYSGGTGGMMAMQANQRFTTHLKMGDVIRAMATGDLNKDGHLQVVAATDSALEIYHLEGSLLTKEIHLDYASYLRIIGLDVADINRNGYPEIFVTAMTINRETLSSFVVEYDGTSYTTLQDGLSYYFRVMASPDGNSVLYAQEKGRGPYAGKIFIMSPSDNAYQEQKAIRMPRGTSVLSLARGPVREDDADEFLSINQYHRLVLISDTGSNEWESTEKYGKTNNYWFSGDQGADSSYREREYFNPRIKFFPVGEDQKNKVFLITNDEVGGGSLGRIKRFKEGRVEIMSWNGIALAPVFQTVPLQGWVSDFDIADIDNDGTQELVISVVTRSKMVILSKDKTSNIISYKLR, from the coding sequence ATGCGAAAATTCATGAAAAATATTTTTGCCTTAAGAGCAGTTATTACGGTTTGGATCTTTGTTGCTTTCTGGGCAGTAACCGGTTCGGGATTGTGCGGTGAAACAAAAACCGTGGCTGTATTCCCTTTTGAAATAAATTCACCCCAGGATCTTGGCTTCCTGCAGAACGGGCTGTTCTCAATGCTTTCCTCAAGGCTTTCCGATGCCGGGAAAGTGGACGTGCTGGACCGTGAAGCCATTGATAAAGCCCTTGCCGGGGCAAAGTCAAGCGGACTTGTTAAGGGCAGTATCAATGAAAATACAGCCCGGGAGTTAGGCGCGCAGATGGGTGTGGATTACATCCTTTTCGGCAGCCTTACCCATTTCGGGGATAGTATCAGTTTGGATGCCTCCATGGTGGATGTTTCAGGACAAAAGGATACTCTTTCTTTTTTCGAGCAGAGTAATTCAATGTCAGATGTCATCCCTTTGGTAAACTCCTTTGCCGGTGATATCAATATGAAAGTGTTCAACCGGAACATTGATAACAAAATGTATGCCCGCCCCCAGGATCAGAATCCGGTCCTTGGGGGAGGGCCGTATTCCGGCGGTACCGGCGGCATGATGGCCATGCAGGCGAACCAGCGCTTTACCACCCATCTTAAAATGGGGGACGTGATCCGGGCCATGGCCACCGGCGATCTGAACAAAGACGGCCATCTTCAAGTTGTTGCCGCAACAGATTCAGCCCTTGAGATATACCATCTTGAAGGTTCCCTGCTCACCAAAGAGATACATCTGGATTATGCATCATATTTAAGAATCATCGGACTGGATGTGGCGGATATTAACCGTAACGGATATCCGGAAATTTTTGTCACGGCCATGACAATAAACAGAGAAACTTTGTCTTCTTTTGTGGTGGAATACGATGGTACATCCTATACAACACTTCAGGATGGCCTGTCCTATTACTTTCGTGTGATGGCGTCTCCGGATGGAAATTCCGTTCTCTATGCCCAGGAAAAGGGCCGGGGGCCATATGCCGGAAAAATTTTTATCATGAGTCCTTCGGATAATGCTTATCAGGAGCAAAAAGCCATCCGTATGCCCAGGGGGACATCGGTGCTTTCCCTGGCCCGGGGACCGGTCCGTGAGGACGATGCCGATGAATTTTTGAGCATTAATCAGTATCATCGGTTGGTGCTCATCAGCGATACCGGGTCCAATGAATGGGAGAGTACCGAAAAGTACGGAAAAACCAATAATTACTGGTTTTCAGGGGATCAGGGCGCAGATTCAAGTTATCGGGAGCGTGAATATTTTAATCCGAGAATAAAATTTTTCCCCGTGGGAGAGGATCAGAAAAACAAAGTTTTTCTGATTACAAATGATGAAGTCGGTGGCGGTTCTTTGGGGCGGATTAAGCGGTTCAAGGAAGGACGCGTTGAGATCATGTCCTGGAACGGCATAGCCCTTGCCCCGGTATTTCAAACCGTTCCCCTACAGGGATGGGTCTCTGATTTTGATATTGCCGACATAGACAATGACGGGACACAGGAGTTGGTAATTTCCGTTGTGACCCGTTCCAAGATGGTCATCCTTTCCAAAGATAAAACATCGAACATCATTTCCTATAAATTGAGATAG
- the mutL gene encoding DNA mismatch repair endonuclease MutL, whose amino-acid sequence MSRIRILPDTLSNQIAAGEVVQRPVSVVKELVENAMDAGADRIVVEIENGGKTLIRVSDNGCGLSRDEAVLSLERYATSKIYTKEDLFSISTFGFRGEALPSIASVSKFCLVSRTRDNSTGTRVDMNGGKLSGVTDTGAPAGTMVEVRQLFFNIPARRKFLKNENTESGHIADTLAGLAMGNPEVGFRFVANHRTVKSYPPGQTLFQRAQMVLGKEAADHLYEMQWPPTDGDGDTGLPGLHIRGVCANPAVTRSTANRIFLFVNARLVYDRGLVSAMFQGYRGRIMKGRYPVGAVCVDLPFDQVDVNVHPAKREIKFITPGPVYSALSLAVAESLSRGQTDKLSYSRAMMPGEKELPAHVQAALQSASQIGKIPTPDLFEAPVSPKTPFLYGDMDRVSDASQVAESPEELNTSTVETKKNEPPPATVYGNKAPDQVAGTSVSALAPKQTFLSGTRVIGQVLNIYIVVEKDKSLVLVDQHAAHERIVFEQLLNRYRRMDVQSQTLAVPEVMELSHKEALVLESIIDDLAVLGILIEPFGGTSFIIKAVPVLVEEKHLGAMVVEMVEKISHDGGTGLKDDWLTDALSTMACHRSVRGGQSMTLREMTALVEQLFSCENPMHCPHGRPVFVSFDARSLERLFKRLV is encoded by the coding sequence ATGAGCAGAATCCGTATCCTTCCGGACACGTTGTCCAATCAGATTGCGGCCGGAGAGGTGGTTCAAAGACCTGTTTCCGTAGTTAAGGAACTGGTGGAAAACGCCATGGATGCGGGGGCAGACCGGATTGTTGTGGAAATTGAAAACGGCGGGAAAACCTTGATTCGTGTCTCTGACAACGGGTGCGGGCTTTCCCGGGATGAGGCGGTGTTGTCACTGGAGCGATATGCCACATCCAAGATCTACACCAAGGAAGATCTGTTCTCCATCTCAACATTCGGATTCAGGGGGGAGGCCCTGCCGTCCATTGCATCTGTCTCAAAGTTTTGTCTTGTATCCCGTACCAGGGACAATTCCACAGGTACCCGGGTGGATATGAATGGCGGTAAACTTTCCGGGGTGACAGATACCGGCGCGCCCGCAGGCACCATGGTGGAAGTACGACAGTTGTTTTTTAACATCCCGGCCCGCAGAAAATTTTTGAAAAATGAAAATACCGAGTCCGGACATATTGCAGATACCTTGGCCGGCCTTGCCATGGGTAACCCCGAAGTCGGGTTCCGCTTTGTTGCCAACCACAGAACCGTCAAAAGTTACCCCCCGGGCCAAACCCTTTTTCAGCGGGCCCAGATGGTGTTGGGCAAAGAGGCCGCGGATCATCTGTACGAAATGCAGTGGCCCCCAACCGATGGTGACGGGGATACCGGCCTTCCGGGGCTGCATATTCGCGGTGTGTGTGCCAATCCCGCTGTGACCCGCAGCACAGCCAACCGGATTTTTCTGTTTGTCAACGCCCGTCTTGTGTATGATCGTGGACTGGTTTCCGCCATGTTCCAGGGGTACCGGGGCAGGATTATGAAGGGGCGGTATCCTGTGGGGGCTGTGTGTGTGGATTTACCCTTTGACCAGGTAGACGTAAACGTGCACCCGGCAAAGCGTGAAATTAAATTCATTACCCCCGGTCCTGTTTACAGCGCTTTATCCCTTGCCGTGGCCGAATCTTTATCCCGTGGTCAGACTGATAAATTATCCTATTCCAGGGCTATGATGCCTGGGGAAAAGGAGCTCCCCGCGCATGTTCAGGCCGCGTTACAATCTGCCTCCCAGATCGGGAAAATACCGACACCTGATTTGTTCGAGGCGCCTGTTAGTCCCAAAACGCCATTTTTGTATGGGGATATGGATCGGGTTTCTGACGCTTCCCAGGTTGCAGAATCCCCGGAAGAACTTAATACTTCCACCGTGGAAACAAAAAAAAATGAGCCTCCCCCTGCGACTGTTTATGGAAATAAGGCCCCGGACCAGGTTGCTGGAACATCTGTTTCTGCCTTGGCGCCGAAACAGACATTCCTATCCGGGACAAGGGTGATTGGTCAGGTCCTCAATATCTATATTGTAGTGGAAAAGGACAAAAGCCTTGTTCTGGTGGACCAGCATGCCGCCCATGAGCGCATTGTCTTTGAGCAGTTGTTAAACCGCTACCGGCGTATGGATGTCCAAAGTCAGACCCTGGCTGTTCCCGAAGTCATGGAGCTGAGCCACAAGGAAGCCCTGGTTCTTGAATCCATCATAGATGATCTGGCTGTTCTGGGAATTCTGATTGAACCTTTTGGCGGGACGTCATTTATAATAAAGGCGGTTCCTGTTCTGGTGGAAGAAAAACATCTGGGGGCCATGGTGGTGGAGATGGTTGAGAAAATCAGCCATGACGGCGGCACCGGCCTTAAAGATGACTGGCTTACAGATGCCCTTTCCACCATGGCCTGTCATCGATCTGTGCGGGGCGGACAATCCATGACGCTTAGGGAAATGACAGCACTTGTGGAACAGTTGTTTTCCTGTGAAAACCCCATGCATTGCCCCCATGGGCGTCCCGTTTTTGTCTCATTTGATGCCCGCAGTCTTGAACGGCTTTTCAAAAGACTTGTGTGA